In Wenyingzhuangia fucanilytica, the following are encoded in one genomic region:
- a CDS encoding amidase codes for MSLIKKIHNQLVAKEFTCTELVKEKLALLKENKYNSVNTVLEDLALEAAAKVDAKIANGEEIGLLEGIPFGIKDVYMVQGTYTSASSDLLKKYKSAYTATAIQKLLDAGAIPMAKENCDSFGHGSSSENTVFGSVKNAINQELVAGGSSGGSAVNVAADYTVFSIGGDTGGSIRQPAGYNKIYGLKPTYGRVSRYGLMAYASSTDTVGPLAKSIEDVAIVMNVMSGKDAKDQTTIASEEIKAEVIASKPEGIKIGYFKNFIENDAIDSKVKADFLATIEKIKSAGYEVQELDFFNADTLVSTYYTLAMAETASNLSRLDGTNYGNRIEDKNLKETYMVTRSENFTEETKRRIVGGNQVLSQGFSDAIYLKGQELRKEIEAAFEADFNKVDIILSPVTPGPVPKIGEVLSNPHAMYLSDAYTVGFSLGQLPTLTCPFGTETGIQVTGAKNKEQTILQFANFLNQVQ; via the coding sequence ATGAGTTTGATAAAAAAAATACACAATCAATTAGTAGCAAAAGAATTCACTTGTACTGAATTAGTAAAAGAAAAATTAGCGTTACTAAAAGAAAATAAATACAATTCTGTAAACACTGTTTTAGAAGATTTGGCTTTAGAGGCTGCTGCAAAAGTAGATGCCAAAATTGCCAATGGAGAAGAAATAGGATTGTTAGAAGGAATTCCCTTTGGAATTAAAGATGTATACATGGTTCAAGGAACCTATACTTCTGCAAGTTCAGATTTGTTAAAAAAATATAAATCAGCCTATACTGCAACTGCTATTCAAAAATTGTTAGATGCGGGAGCCATCCCTATGGCTAAAGAAAATTGTGACAGTTTTGGTCATGGTTCTTCTTCTGAAAACACAGTATTTGGAAGTGTAAAAAATGCTATCAATCAAGAATTAGTAGCAGGAGGTTCTTCTGGAGGTTCTGCCGTAAACGTTGCTGCAGATTATACAGTGTTTTCTATTGGTGGAGATACAGGAGGTTCTATTCGTCAGCCTGCAGGATACAATAAAATTTATGGTTTAAAACCTACTTACGGACGTGTGTCTCGTTATGGGTTAATGGCTTATGCATCGTCTACTGATACTGTTGGGCCTTTGGCAAAATCTATAGAAGATGTTGCTATTGTGATGAACGTAATGAGTGGTAAGGATGCAAAAGATCAAACAACCATTGCATCAGAAGAAATTAAAGCTGAGGTAATTGCATCAAAACCAGAAGGAATTAAAATAGGATATTTTAAAAACTTTATTGAAAACGATGCTATCGACTCAAAAGTAAAAGCAGACTTTTTAGCAACGATTGAAAAGATAAAATCAGCAGGATACGAGGTTCAAGAATTAGACTTTTTTAATGCAGATACTTTGGTTTCTACATACTATACCTTGGCGATGGCAGAAACGGCATCGAATTTATCTAGGTTAGACGGTACTAACTATGGAAATAGAATTGAGGATAAAAACTTGAAAGAAACTTACATGGTTACTCGTTCTGAAAACTTTACTGAGGAAACAAAACGTAGAATTGTAGGAGGAAATCAAGTATTGTCTCAAGGATTTTCTGATGCTATTTATTTAAAAGGTCAGGAATTAAGAAAAGAAATAGAAGCAGCTTTTGAAGCTGATTTTAACAAGGTAGATATTATTTTATCACCCGTAACTCCTGGTCCTGTACCTAAAATTGGAGAGGTGTTAAGCAACCCGCATGCGATGTATTTGTCAGATGCTTATACGGTTGGGTTCAGTTTAGGGCAGTTACCAACATTGACTTGCCCATTTGGAACAGAAACAGGAATTCAGGTTACAGGAGCAAAAAATAAAGAACAAACAATTTTACAGTTTGCTAACTTTTTAAACCAAGTGCAATAA
- a CDS encoding SLC13 family permease, whose amino-acid sequence MSDSRSASIRKFSRIQHMVNFQGRIINLLLSIIIAFGGTYFLQSPALDTPQVYVLFLLILSVCLWVTEAIPPFTVGLLIFGFLVFALGKHYHDIDPTTSNKIVQKYVQTWSNSVIWLMLGGFFMAEAMQKVGLDKTIFKLTIKRFGTKPRHVLLGIMLVTAIFSMIMSNTATTAMMIASVLPFLKTLPKEAKITKALLIGIPAAASLGGMGTIIGSPPNAVAVDGLLQNGISFGFLEWMMIGFPVAIILVMIFWKILITKYIPKISSIDLGFLSEGEPEEGSNEEIFVMKKKFVLGVLLVTMLLWLTGNIHGISASTVSMLPIMLLTMFRIVDSEDVRKLPWDTLMLVAGGLSLGLAIKETGLAEYYVGLLNEYSLNKYVTMGVFALITVVLSNFMSNTATTTILIPIAIILATDNPIILPLVIGFSASAALFFPISTPPNAIAFSTGLIDQKDFRFGGVIAGLLGPLIVVLVILGFQFFGLI is encoded by the coding sequence ATGTCAGATTCAAGATCGGCTTCCATCAGAAAATTTTCTAGAATTCAACATATGGTGAATTTTCAAGGGAGAATTATTAATTTATTATTAAGTATCATTATTGCTTTTGGAGGAACTTATTTTTTGCAATCTCCTGCTTTAGATACACCTCAAGTTTACGTATTGTTTTTATTAATCCTGTCCGTTTGTTTGTGGGTAACAGAGGCTATTCCTCCATTTACGGTAGGGTTATTAATTTTTGGTTTTTTGGTTTTTGCACTCGGAAAGCATTATCATGATATTGACCCTACAACATCTAATAAAATAGTTCAAAAATATGTGCAAACATGGTCTAACTCGGTAATTTGGTTGATGTTAGGTGGTTTCTTTATGGCCGAAGCAATGCAAAAAGTAGGACTAGATAAAACAATATTTAAATTAACAATTAAGAGGTTTGGAACAAAGCCAAGGCATGTGTTGTTGGGAATTATGTTGGTAACAGCTATTTTTTCTATGATTATGAGTAATACTGCAACTACAGCAATGATGATTGCCTCTGTATTGCCTTTTTTAAAAACGCTACCAAAAGAAGCAAAAATTACCAAAGCATTGTTGATAGGAATTCCCGCAGCAGCATCACTAGGAGGAATGGGGACTATTATTGGTTCACCTCCCAATGCAGTAGCGGTAGATGGATTGTTGCAAAATGGAATTAGTTTTGGTTTTTTAGAATGGATGATGATTGGTTTTCCTGTGGCGATTATTTTGGTAATGATTTTTTGGAAAATTTTAATAACTAAATACATTCCTAAAATTTCATCAATCGACTTAGGTTTTTTAAGCGAAGGAGAACCAGAAGAAGGCTCTAATGAAGAGATTTTTGTAATGAAAAAGAAATTTGTGTTAGGAGTTTTACTAGTAACAATGTTGTTGTGGTTAACAGGGAATATTCATGGGATTTCGGCCTCTACTGTTTCAATGTTACCAATTATGTTGTTAACCATGTTTAGAATTGTAGACTCCGAAGATGTAAGAAAATTACCTTGGGATACTTTAATGTTGGTTGCAGGAGGTTTGTCTTTAGGATTGGCAATTAAAGAAACTGGTTTAGCGGAATATTATGTAGGTTTATTAAATGAGTACAGTTTAAACAAATATGTAACGATGGGAGTTTTTGCTCTAATTACAGTAGTTCTTTCAAATTTTATGAGCAACACAGCAACAACAACAATTTTAATACCAATAGCCATTATTTTAGCTACAGATAATCCAATTATTTTACCATTGGTTATTGGGTTTAGTGCTTCGGCAGCGTTGTTTTTTCCTATTTCTACTCCGCCAAATGCTATTGCCTTTAGTACAGGTCTTATAGATCAAAAAGATTTTAGATTTGGAGGTGTAATAGCAGGGTTACTAGGGCCATTAATAGTTGTATTGGTTATTCTAGGATTCCAGTTTTTTGGATTGATTTAG
- the gyrB gene encoding DNA topoisomerase (ATP-hydrolyzing) subunit B: protein MSNIEDKQQYSADSIQALEGMEHVRMRPSMYIGDVGVRGLHHLVYEVIDNSIDEALAGHCKNIDVYINENNSITVRDDGRGIPVDMHKKEGVSALEVVMTKIGAGGKFDKDSYKVSGGLHGVGVSCVNALSDHLKATVFRNGQIYEQEYSRGKAAYPVRLIGDTDKRGTEVTFTPDKSIFTQTTTYNYDTLAARLRELSYLNKGIVIHLTDKRNKDDEGNDITETFTSTEGLSEFVKYLDGTREQLTAGVIAMEGEKNGIPVEVAMVYNTSYAENLHSYVNNINTHEGGTHLSGFRRGLTTTLKKYADASGMLSKLKFDIAGDDFREGLTAIVSVKVQEPQFEGQTKTKLGNREVSAAVSQAVSEMLTDYLEEHPDDAKVIVQKVILAAQARHAATKAREMVQRKTVMSIGGLPGKLSDCSETDPEKCEIFLVEGDSAGGTAKQGRDREFQAILPLRGKILNVEKAMTHRVFENEEIKNMFTALGVTIGTEEDSKALNLSKVRYHKVVIMCDADVDGSHIATLILTFFFRYMREMVEQGYIYIATPPLYLVKKGAKKEYAWSDDQRDMINLKFGGSASIQRYKGLGEMNAEQLWDTTMNPEFRTLRKVVIDSEVEADRVFSMLMGDEVPPRRDFIEKNAKYANIDA, encoded by the coding sequence ATGAGTAATATAGAAGACAAACAACAGTATTCTGCCGATAGCATCCAAGCCCTTGAGGGAATGGAGCACGTAAGAATGCGTCCCTCGATGTATATCGGAGATGTTGGGGTAAGAGGTTTACACCATTTGGTTTATGAAGTTATTGACAACTCTATTGATGAAGCATTAGCAGGTCACTGTAAAAACATTGATGTTTACATTAACGAGAATAACTCTATTACCGTTCGTGATGACGGACGTGGTATTCCTGTTGATATGCACAAAAAAGAAGGAGTTTCTGCCTTAGAGGTTGTAATGACTAAAATTGGTGCAGGAGGTAAATTTGATAAAGACTCTTATAAAGTATCTGGAGGATTACACGGTGTAGGTGTATCTTGTGTTAACGCATTATCTGACCATTTAAAAGCTACTGTTTTTAGAAATGGACAAATTTACGAACAAGAATACTCAAGAGGAAAAGCAGCATACCCTGTAAGACTAATTGGTGATACCGATAAAAGAGGAACAGAGGTTACTTTTACTCCTGATAAAAGTATTTTTACACAAACAACAACTTATAACTACGATACTTTAGCTGCTCGTTTACGTGAGTTATCATACCTTAACAAAGGAATTGTTATTCATTTAACAGACAAAAGAAATAAAGATGATGAAGGAAACGACATAACCGAAACTTTTACAAGTACTGAAGGTTTATCTGAATTTGTTAAATATTTAGACGGAACTCGTGAGCAATTAACTGCTGGAGTAATTGCTATGGAAGGTGAAAAGAATGGTATTCCTGTAGAGGTTGCCATGGTTTACAACACTTCTTATGCAGAAAACTTACATTCTTATGTAAACAATATTAATACTCACGAAGGAGGTACACACTTATCTGGTTTCCGTAGAGGATTGACTACTACATTAAAAAAGTATGCCGATGCTTCTGGAATGTTATCAAAATTAAAATTTGATATTGCTGGAGATGACTTCCGTGAAGGATTAACTGCAATTGTATCGGTAAAAGTTCAAGAACCACAATTTGAAGGACAAACAAAAACTAAGTTAGGAAACCGTGAAGTTTCTGCAGCTGTTAGTCAAGCAGTATCAGAAATGTTAACTGATTACTTAGAAGAGCATCCAGATGATGCTAAAGTTATTGTTCAGAAAGTAATTTTGGCAGCACAAGCCCGTCATGCAGCAACCAAAGCTCGTGAAATGGTGCAACGTAAAACCGTCATGTCTATTGGTGGTTTACCTGGTAAATTATCTGACTGTTCTGAAACAGATCCAGAAAAATGTGAAATTTTCTTAGTCGAGGGAGATTCTGCAGGGGGAACTGCAAAACAAGGTCGTGATCGTGAATTTCAAGCTATTTTACCTTTAAGAGGAAAAATCTTAAACGTAGAAAAAGCAATGACTCACAGAGTTTTTGAAAACGAAGAAATCAAAAACATGTTTACCGCTTTAGGAGTTACCATTGGTACAGAAGAAGACAGCAAGGCCTTAAACTTATCTAAAGTTCGTTACCACAAAGTAGTTATTATGTGTGATGCCGATGTAGATGGTTCTCACATTGCTACCTTAATTTTAACTTTCTTCTTTAGATACATGAGAGAAATGGTTGAGCAAGGATATATATACATTGCTACACCACCTTTATACTTAGTTAAAAAAGGAGCTAAAAAAGAATACGCTTGGTCTGATGATCAACGTGATATGATCAACTTAAAATTTGGTGGCTCTGCAAGTATTCAACGATACAAAGGTTTGGGAGAGATGAACGCAGAACAATTATGGGATACTACTATGAATCCTGAATTTAGAACTTTACGTAAAGTTGTTATTGATAGCGAGGTAGAAGCTGATAGAGTTTTCTCTATGTTAATGGGAGATGAAGTTCCGCCACGTAGAGACTTTATTGAAAAGAATGCAAAATATGCTAATATTGATGCTTAA
- a CDS encoding DUF6588 family protein, translating to MKKIVLLIALSAGMFTAKAQEIEQLLVLGKDAGTLMQSYLQPAFEGTIYNLNSGWYRTAKPHKLLGFDITLNATLSTVPGNRKNFIFKTSDYQNVTLESGVNQAELPTAFGGSTDQVLIVSKDVEVAPGVTQPAEFKMDALEGFGEEIGFDQVPAAMVQAGIGLPFKTDVTVRFVPKVGSDSFKTDLFGIGVKHNILQYFPIAKRIPLVDVSVFGGYTKLSSQYIPGEDQSIDMEVTSLTGQLLGSIDLKIVNFFVGLGYSTGKSSLVVNGDYEFQYEDPNTGAPIGSPQKIDKDDLPNIKNDVNSFMTTAGMSLNLAFFKIYGSYTLQEYNSINAGVAFSFR from the coding sequence ATGAAAAAAATTGTCTTATTAATTGCTTTATCAGCAGGAATGTTTACTGCCAAAGCACAAGAAATTGAACAGTTATTAGTTCTTGGAAAAGATGCAGGAACACTAATGCAATCATACCTACAACCTGCCTTTGAAGGTACTATTTACAACTTAAATAGTGGTTGGTACAGAACAGCTAAACCACATAAATTATTAGGGTTTGACATTACTTTAAACGCTACACTATCTACCGTACCAGGAAACAGAAAAAACTTTATTTTCAAAACTAGCGATTATCAAAATGTTACTTTAGAAAGTGGTGTAAACCAAGCAGAACTTCCAACGGCGTTTGGTGGAAGTACCGACCAAGTACTTATTGTTTCTAAAGATGTGGAAGTTGCTCCAGGTGTTACTCAACCTGCTGAATTTAAAATGGATGCTTTGGAAGGATTTGGTGAAGAAATTGGATTTGATCAAGTACCTGCCGCTATGGTTCAAGCTGGTATTGGATTACCATTCAAAACTGATGTAACAGTAAGATTTGTACCTAAAGTAGGTAGCGATTCTTTTAAAACTGATTTATTCGGTATTGGTGTTAAGCACAATATTTTACAATATTTTCCTATTGCAAAAAGAATTCCTTTAGTAGATGTTTCTGTATTTGGTGGTTACACCAAATTATCTTCACAATACATCCCTGGAGAAGATCAAAGTATTGATATGGAAGTAACAAGTTTAACTGGTCAATTATTAGGATCTATCGACTTAAAAATTGTAAACTTTTTTGTAGGTCTTGGTTATTCTACAGGAAAATCTAGTCTTGTTGTTAATGGAGATTATGAGTTCCAATATGAAGACCCTAATACGGGTGCACCAATTGGAAGTCCTCAAAAAATTGACAAAGATGATTTACCAAATATAAAAAATGATGTAAATAGTTTTATGACTACTGCAGGTATGAGTTTAAACCTTGCCTTCTTTAAAATTTACGGAAGCTATACTTTACAAGAATACAACTCAATTAATGCGGGTGTAGCATTTAGTTTTAGATAA
- a CDS encoding DUF2059 domain-containing protein, translating into MKKIFSLLMFLTLTTYAQAPKEKVLELINVMQADKMIDQMMDQMIPMLQQQMKSNLKSEEQKQKLEKVNTIILEESKTFTQNIINGSMVDIYAKYFNNKDIDDMIGFYKSETGKKLLELTPTITTELMQKMMQNEMPKFQEKIKSRISELEKSI; encoded by the coding sequence ATGAAAAAGATTTTTAGCCTGTTGATGTTTTTAACATTAACCACTTATGCACAAGCTCCTAAAGAAAAAGTTTTAGAATTAATTAATGTTATGCAAGCTGACAAAATGATTGATCAAATGATGGATCAAATGATTCCTATGCTACAGCAGCAAATGAAATCTAATCTTAAATCAGAGGAACAAAAACAAAAATTAGAAAAAGTAAACACCATTATATTAGAAGAATCTAAAACATTCACTCAAAACATCATTAATGGATCTATGGTAGATATTTACGCTAAATATTTTAACAATAAAGATATTGATGACATGATTGGCTTTTACAAAAGCGAAACAGGTAAAAAACTATTAGAACTAACGCCAACCATTACAACTGAACTCATGCAAAAAATGATGCAAAATGAAATGCCAAAATTTCAAGAAAAAATAAAAAGCAGAATTAGCGAACTAGAAAAAAGTATTTAA
- a CDS encoding malate dehydrogenase encodes MKVTVVGAGAVGASCAEYIAIKNFASEVVIVDIKENFAEGKAMDLMQTASLNDFDTKIIGSTNDYSKSAGSDVAVITSGIPRKPGMTREELIGINAGIVKQVSENLIKHSPNVIIIVVSNPMDTMTYLAYKATGLSKNKIIGMGGALDSGRFKYRLAEALEAPLSDIDGMVIGGHSDTGMIPLTRYATRNSVPVSQFLSEERLDEVAQATMVGGATLTKMLGTSAWYAPGAAVSAMVQAIATDSKKIFPCSAYLEGEYGQSDICIGVPCVLGANGIEKIVDIDLNEAEATKFAASADAVRKTNGLLEI; translated from the coding sequence ATGAAAGTAACAGTAGTTGGAGCTGGTGCCGTTGGTGCATCATGCGCAGAATACATCGCCATTAAAAATTTTGCATCAGAAGTTGTTATCGTAGATATTAAAGAAAACTTTGCCGAGGGGAAAGCCATGGATTTAATGCAAACTGCATCTTTAAATGATTTTGATACTAAAATTATAGGATCTACTAATGATTATTCTAAATCTGCTGGTTCTGATGTTGCAGTCATTACTTCAGGAATCCCTAGAAAGCCAGGAATGACCAGAGAAGAATTAATTGGTATTAATGCAGGAATTGTAAAACAAGTTTCAGAAAACTTAATTAAGCACTCTCCAAACGTTATAATCATTGTAGTATCTAACCCTATGGATACTATGACATACTTAGCTTATAAAGCCACAGGCTTGTCTAAAAATAAAATTATTGGAATGGGTGGAGCACTAGACTCTGGACGATTTAAATATCGTTTGGCCGAAGCTTTAGAAGCCCCTTTATCTGATATTGATGGAATGGTAATCGGTGGTCACTCAGATACTGGAATGATTCCTTTAACTCGTTATGCAACTAGAAACTCTGTTCCTGTATCACAATTTTTATCTGAAGAAAGACTAGATGAGGTTGCTCAAGCCACTATGGTAGGAGGAGCTACTTTAACTAAAATGTTAGGAACTTCTGCATGGTATGCTCCTGGAGCCGCAGTATCTGCCATGGTACAAGCTATTGCTACAGATTCTAAAAAAATATTCCCTTGCTCTGCCTATTTAGAAGGAGAATACGGACAATCTGATATTTGTATTGGTGTTCCTTGTGTATTAGGAGCAAATGGTATAGAAAAAATTGTTGATATTGATTTAAACGAAGCTGAGGCAACTAAATTTGCTGCTTCTGCAGATGCGGTTAGAAAAACAAATGGATTGTTAGAAATATAA
- a CDS encoding CPXCG motif-containing cysteine-rich protein, protein MLEQSFTCPYCWENISMVLELSVSETYIQDCEVCCNPIEIKTQWEGENLLFFEANPIGQ, encoded by the coding sequence ATGTTAGAGCAAAGTTTTACTTGTCCATATTGTTGGGAGAATATCAGTATGGTGTTAGAGTTATCGGTGAGTGAAACTTATATTCAGGATTGTGAAGTTTGTTGCAATCCTATAGAAATAAAAACCCAATGGGAAGGAGAAAACCTTTTGTTCTTTGAGGCTAATCCAATTGGTCAATAA
- a CDS encoding TrkH family potassium uptake protein: MRGLNYKIILSFLGLTSMMNGFFMLLSEPFSWYYHEQASYGILSAGVITILFGLILWFFNRKANKDIQKREGYLIVTLGWLMLTLTGTLPYLMTGTITSFPNAIFETISGYSTTGASILTDIESVSKGVLFWRSATHWIGGMGIIVLTVAILPLLGIGGMQLFVAEAPGPSTDKLHPRITQTAKRLWLIYFSLTMAEFLLLKIAGMSWFDAINHAMATLSTGGFSTKNDSVAYWNHNPFIQYIIIGFMFVAGANFVLSYYALKGKTLKIFKNEEFRYYFVLTVLVTIAITVLIVCFQDPTLLTSVHHPMVWGKVESAFRHAAFQVVSVLTTTGFITADYTMWCSIATALIFSLFFIGGSAGSTSGGVKVVRHVIMIKNSLLELKKQLHPKAIISVRYNGSRVSRVIIFNILSFFVIYMLIFILSTIVLTLLGLDFHSAIGAAASCLGNIGPGLGQLGPVNNYAHLSDIAKLFCSFLMLIGRLELFTVLIVLTPYFWKSN, translated from the coding sequence ATGAGAGGATTAAATTATAAAATCATTTTAAGTTTTTTGGGTTTAACCTCAATGATGAATGGTTTTTTTATGCTGCTTTCAGAGCCTTTTAGTTGGTATTATCATGAACAAGCCAGTTATGGAATTTTATCAGCAGGAGTCATAACCATTTTGTTTGGCCTTATATTGTGGTTTTTTAACAGAAAGGCCAATAAGGATATACAAAAAAGAGAAGGATATTTAATTGTTACCCTAGGTTGGTTGATGTTAACTTTAACAGGTACATTGCCTTATTTAATGACAGGGACTATCACTTCTTTTCCCAATGCTATTTTCGAAACTATTTCAGGGTATTCTACAACAGGAGCTTCTATTTTAACCGATATAGAAAGTGTTTCAAAAGGAGTTTTGTTTTGGAGAAGTGCTACCCATTGGATTGGTGGAATGGGAATTATTGTATTAACTGTTGCTATTTTACCTCTATTAGGAATTGGAGGGATGCAGCTTTTTGTGGCAGAAGCACCAGGGCCTTCTACAGATAAATTACATCCAAGAATTACACAAACTGCTAAGCGTTTATGGTTAATTTATTTTAGTTTAACCATGGCTGAGTTTCTATTGTTAAAAATTGCGGGAATGAGCTGGTTTGATGCCATAAACCATGCAATGGCAACTTTAAGCACAGGAGGTTTTTCTACAAAAAATGATAGTGTTGCTTATTGGAATCACAACCCTTTTATACAATATATTATTATAGGTTTTATGTTTGTGGCAGGGGCAAATTTTGTATTAAGTTATTACGCTTTAAAAGGTAAAACTTTAAAGATTTTTAAAAATGAGGAGTTCAGATATTATTTTGTTTTAACTGTATTAGTTACTATAGCTATTACTGTTTTAATAGTGTGTTTTCAAGATCCAACTTTATTAACAAGCGTACATCACCCTATGGTTTGGGGTAAAGTAGAGAGTGCATTTAGACATGCAGCTTTTCAAGTGGTAAGTGTTTTAACTACTACTGGATTTATTACTGCAGACTATACTATGTGGTGCTCTATAGCTACAGCCTTAATTTTTTCTTTGTTTTTTATTGGTGGTTCAGCAGGTTCTACCAGTGGAGGGGTAAAAGTAGTGCGCCATGTAATAATGATAAAAAATTCATTGTTAGAGTTAAAAAAACAATTGCATCCTAAAGCTATTATTTCTGTAAGGTATAATGGGAGTAGGGTTTCTAGAGTGATTATTTTTAACATACTATCGTTCTTTGTTATCTATATGTTAATCTTTATTTTAAGTACTATAGTATTAACTCTTTTAGGATTAGATTTTCATTCAGCAATTGGTGCAGCGGCATCGTGTTTAGGAAATATTGGACCAGGATTAGGGCAGTTAGGGCCTGTAAATAATTATGCTCATTTGTCTGATATAGCTAAATTGTTTTGTTCTTTTCTAATGCTTATAGGTCGTTTAGAGCTGTTTACCGTACTAATTGTTTTAACTCCTTATTTTTGGAAGAGTAATTAA
- the trkA gene encoding Trk system potassium transporter TrkA: MKIIIAGAGEIGYHLAKLLSMEYHDIYVIDQNSQRLNHLNTHIDVFTKKGDAASIAVLKEVGISDADLLVAVTESQNTNLTIAGIGKTLGVKKTIARISNTEYLRTKEINFSDVGIDYMISPEELAAQEIEVLIKETSFNDKFEFEKGELSVLGAKLTSESAIVGASVQEINLKYAFDFIVIAVKRENSSSIIIPKGDTLFEANDQVYFSVPRESLDKIHLLVDAQKVGIKDVMILGGGRIGQKMARRLCHKNLRVKVIEQDREKCFELSDDLKNTLVINGDGRDIELLEEESLSNMDAFIAVTGNSETNIMTSLVAKSRGVKKTIALVENMNYMDISQSIGVDTLINKKILAASVIFRHVRKGRVLALANLHNVEAEVLEFFVRRNTKITEHKIKDLNLPENTVLGGVVRKGKALMTFGDFIIQPGDRALVFCLPDAIPQVEKFFNN; the protein is encoded by the coding sequence ATGAAGATCATTATTGCTGGTGCGGGTGAAATTGGCTACCATTTGGCAAAGTTGCTGTCCATGGAGTATCACGATATTTATGTGATTGATCAAAACTCACAAAGATTAAATCATTTAAACACGCATATTGATGTTTTTACTAAAAAAGGTGATGCCGCTTCTATTGCTGTTTTAAAAGAAGTAGGAATTAGCGATGCTGATTTGTTGGTAGCGGTTACAGAATCACAAAACACCAATTTAACCATTGCAGGAATTGGTAAAACTTTAGGAGTTAAAAAAACCATTGCAAGAATTTCTAATACCGAGTATTTAAGAACAAAAGAAATTAATTTTTCTGATGTAGGAATTGATTATATGATTTCTCCCGAAGAATTAGCTGCTCAAGAAATAGAGGTCTTAATTAAAGAAACTTCTTTTAATGATAAATTTGAGTTTGAAAAAGGAGAACTTAGTGTTTTAGGAGCTAAATTAACTTCAGAATCTGCAATTGTTGGTGCTTCGGTACAAGAAATAAATTTAAAATACGCTTTTGATTTTATCGTAATAGCAGTAAAAAGAGAAAATTCATCAAGTATTATTATTCCAAAAGGAGATACTCTTTTTGAAGCTAATGATCAGGTTTATTTTTCGGTTCCAAGAGAAAGTTTAGATAAAATTCATCTTTTAGTTGATGCTCAAAAAGTAGGGATTAAAGATGTAATGATTCTTGGAGGAGGTAGAATAGGTCAAAAAATGGCGCGTAGACTTTGTCATAAAAATCTTAGAGTTAAGGTAATTGAGCAAGACAGAGAAAAATGTTTCGAATTATCCGATGATTTAAAAAATACCTTGGTTATTAATGGTGATGGTAGAGATATTGAATTGCTCGAAGAAGAATCTTTAAGTAATATGGATGCCTTTATTGCCGTTACAGGAAATTCCGAAACCAATATCATGACCAGTTTGGTTGCCAAATCAAGAGGGGTTAAAAAAACGATTGCTTTGGTAGAAAACATGAATTATATGGATATTTCTCAGAGCATTGGTGTAGATACTTTAATCAATAAAAAAATACTAGCTGCGAGTGTTATTTTTAGGCATGTTCGTAAAGGTAGAGTGTTGGCATTGGCTAACTTACATAATGTAGAGGCCGAGGTATTAGAGTTTTTTGTGAGGAGAAATACAAAAATTACAGAGCACAAAATAAAGGATTTAAATCTGCCAGAAAATACGGTGCTTGGAGGTGTAGTAAGAAAAGGAAAAGCTTTAATGACTTTTGGTGATTTTATAATTCAACCAGGAGATAGAGCTTTAGTATTCTGTTTACCTGATGCTATTCCGCAAGTAGAAAAGTTCTTTAACAATTAA